The window ATGGCGTTACTACAAGggaactattttaaatttgagtgTAGAAGGAGCACCATGTCAAATGCTTCGAGTATCAGAGTTTTGACAGTAATCGATTAAGTTAATGATGGGAATAGTTTTCCATCGTAAACTCCGTCAGTGTACCCAAAACACTCTGGAATAGTTTTTAATCAGACCTTTGGTAACCAACAATAGGCATGGCTAAGATCAGATTAACTAGTCTGCCATACTTGATATAATTGATCGAAACCGAGGAAATGAAATTGCCTTTATTGTCATTTGAATTCATTATAACCTCAACTTTTTCAgtcagattttttttgctttaattgttggttaataattttaatctatttgcaatattttaagTCCTCACTACTTAGTAATTTCCTCTTGATGCAACTCGTCTGAACTGACCCACGGACCCAAGTAGATAAAATTATCTATCCCgctaaataaacatatgttgATATTAGACTGGATTTTGAAAGGATCTTATGTCGCactaatttaagtttataaGCCATAAGTAGttcctgaaaatgttattGAGAAGAACCTTCCAAAGTGCCGGAATCATTTTCCTAAAGAGGTCCTTTACTAAAAGTGCACAGAGgctaaattataataaaagagGTCAATATGAAAACCCCTTTTCTCGCACTATTAGAGTGCTAAAGGGAGATGTAGTAAACACTTTCAAGAATATTAAAGAAGGACCTTCCGCTGTAATTCATGGAGTACCACGACAAGTTGACATTGTAATTATAGGAGGTGGAGCAATTGGGAGTTCCATTGCTTACTGGCTCAAAGAAAAGGCAAATGCTACTTCTTTTGATGTAGTTGTTATTGATAAAGATCTCTCTGTAAGTTACCAAATATGTATAACTGATTTGCTACTCAAGTAATTAGTAGCTTATACTTAGAATATGATGTATAAAGGTTTCTAAAGAAAATCACCAAGGAATCTCTTTCACTTAAACCTGTAACCattttagttttcaaaatgCGCCACATCGCTTTCGGTTGGTGGCTTGAGACAACAATTTTCCCTGCCAGAAAACATTCAAATGTCCCTTTTCGGATAtgaatttataagaaatttaaaacaaagatTCGGACCAACTGCCGACGTTGCATTCACACCACATGGATACCTTGTTTTAGCCAGTGAAGAAGGTGCTAAgcaattgattgaaaatagtaaattacaaaatgagtTAGGGGCTATGAATGTAGTCTTACAAAAGCAAGAACTAAAAGACAGGTATGGTTTAGGCTCTTATTGAGCATTCTCAATGTTTTATATCTAtagaaaattcataatttcttttacCTTAGTACAGATTTCCATGGATGAACGTTGATGATGTAGAACTAGGTTGTCTGGGATTAGAAAAAGAGGGCTGGTTTGACCCTTGGTCACTACTTCATTTGCTCAAACAGGGGgctgaagaaaaaatgacTCGTTATATTCAAGGAAAAGTAATTGATTTTGACTTCCGTGAAAGGCATGATTTAATTATAGAGGGCGTGCATCAGTCTACTCTCCATCAGCCAGATTCAATTGTTGTAAGTGAATGAGCTAagaatattgttaattaatctAATTGGAGTCGAAGATAAATATCACTAAGCACCTAACATCTATATTCAGGTGAAAATGGCCGACGGAACAGAAAATACTatacaattttctttatgtatCATTGCTGCAGGGCCGGATTCGGGGGAAGTAAGTAGGTACCTTAAAATTGGTGAAGGGGACGGAATACTATCTGTACCATTGCCAATAGAAAGACGGTAAGTGGTCAGAAAATTCAGTAATTAATTGCTCGCaattaaaggaattttgtatattttgattatttaataatcttatattttacacaataattacaaaaaaaagaaaacatttccATCCATCGTTTAACAGGCTACAACacctttaattttagaaaacgtTACGTATTTGTCTTCGACTGCGAAAAGAACCCGCCGGGTCTAAATACACCGATGACAATCGATCATACTGGTGCTTACTTCAGGAGGGAGGGTCTGGGCGGTAAATTTATCGGTGGAATTTCGCCTGAAGCCGGGAACGAACCGGAAACGACAAATTTGGACgttaactttaattattttgatgaatatttGTGGCCAACGTTGGCCAATAGGGTGCCTGCCTTTAATGCTGTAAAAGTACGTTAGATGAATTTCGTTCAGTATAGAAATGAGTGTCTTTGAATTAGAGAAACCAGAATTAATGTCGATAATCTGACATTCTTTCTACAGAACTCTTTTTCGTGAAAAGTGATGCGTTTTTTGATGTTTCGACTGTACATCATTTCAGGTGAAAGGTGCCTGGAGTGGGTTTTACGAATACAATAGCTTTGACGAAAATGGAATCGTTGGTCCACATCCGTTCTACCCCAATATTTACATAGCGAGTGGATTTAGTGGACATGGTGAGTGATTTCTCTTATTAAAAGCTTTGTAATAgtattgtagaaaaaaaaaaacaatttatttcacaGGAATTCAACAGGCTCCCGCTATTGGAAGGGCAGTGGCAGAAATGGTATTAGATGGCCAATTTAAAACTATAGATTTAACCAGGTTCGGATTCGATAGACTTTTAGTAGAAAAACCGTTGATGGAGtcagaaattatttaaaaaaatgttcaaaatatattataataagtaCATGCAtaagtgtaaatataaattttaaaattatcagattattaatttttggacttATCCTTTTTtagtgattattaaaaaaaatcatattaaacGACGAACTATAAATGTAGGGCCGAAATTAAACCATTTGCTATTTATCATTAAACGTCTTACAAATAAACGGCTGATTAATTTATCCGAAATCTGTCTTTTATAACCATTGATATTTCGAcgtctattttattttattcaaattattatcATGTGTTAATTAGAGTGGATGGTTTGCACCTGATGCAATTCGGGGTATCAATAAGGGATTCTTGCAGTTCTAGTACTACGAAATACGGCTATGTACGTGGAGAAAATATGCTTATCTTGGGTTTGGCaatagtattaaaaataattttaaattctccaCTACTCCTTTCCCGCCCTATTTGTCgtattaatcaattttaaagtCGCCGATGTAGtaattgacattttaaatattgtggTGCTTAATTTACAAGCAAAACTCTCCGATAGTGTATGTATCCACATAGGTTTTCGTTGGGACTTTCTAGAAACTATCAATAAATAGGTATGTATACGCATGATAGTGACGATACATTGTTTCAGCTATTGcactaaaatttgcaataaaattagtCAACACCCtgttgtcaaatttaatttcacagCTTGTTAAATATAAACAGTATGATCTGTCAGTAGGCTGCCATATTGGAATTTcattgaagagaaaaatttcaaattccttGTTAGCGCTAGATGAATTGTATATAATTACGAGAATCTATCATCAacacatatttatatttattgtaaaaaaccaTCATGTCGGATTTACGACAATTTCAAAACGAAATGGTGCAttgcaaacaaaaatcaactttCAAAAGTCTTGAAGAATTCGAAACGGCTTTCAGGCAAATCAACACTGAGCTCTGTGTGAAAAGGAAGGAGGTGGTAAAACTAAGATCACAGCTAGAGGAAACTCAACATGagaattacaatttaaaagaatcATTTGAGAAACTAAATGGATCTTCAGAAGAAAAACGAATAACACTGGAATTGTTGAGAGTACGAATTCAGGACCTGGAGCCGAAATTGTTTGATAAGAGGAATGCATTCGCGAAGTTGGAGATGCAgtataaaatggaaatggtCAAGAACAAGACGCTAAAAGAGGATTCTCTGCGGGTTGCCAAGGAACGCGGAGAATTGATAAGGAAAATCGAggttttagaagaaaaagccAAGCACGATAAAGTATATATTAATGATATATCTTATAAATTGAGCCAGTTCAAGAATGTAATTTCGTACATTAGAGACGACTTACGAAACATGAAGGAAAATTACCATTCTGTAATATTACTGTCGCAAAACCTAGACTCGATTAAAGAAAgtattagaaaatatgaagAGCTTTCGAATATTAATGAGAATTTAAAGaaggaaaaatcaaaacttgAAGAGGAAGCTATCAgctataaaacaaaatttgaaaaactcgaATCGTTTTTTAATAGTAATGAATATTCAGTAGTGCACATGAATTTGATGGCAAAAATGTTGTTAGTACGTTGCAAGAAACAAGCCGATCATTACGTTAAAATAATGCAAAcgaaaaacgaaattattaataatttaaattccagTCTACAGCAAGAGACAAGGACTAACATAAAACTAATACAACAAGTCAAACAGATGTCCAAACAAAATGAACTGTTGACAGTAAATATCTCAGAACTTGAagcaaaattgttaaatatgaATGTGATTGAACAACCAATACAAAAAGATATAGAAAATACGGCAAATATTGATTTGAACTCGGTTAAGAAAGAAATAGACGTTGTCCATATCGTCGATAGTCAGTAAAAGatacatttaaattgttaaaatgttaatgttaCTGTTATACTCTCTGGAAAACTAACGATATAGTTCatatagtaaataaaatatatttgtttttttttgttacgtgAGTAGGTACCTACTTAAATAACTTGTCGTGTAGGTGGAAATGTTTGCAACGGCAATGTATCAATATTCCTAGGTCTCAAACCTCTTCTTGAGTGCCCCAATGCCGCAGCTATAATATAAATAGCAGCCTCCACTGTCTTTTTTACATCCTGTTCACTACCAATGCTGGGATTCACTTCCACCAAATCTAAAGCCCCCAAGCGATGGGTTCGATGAACCATTTCCATTAATTGAATCCCTTCTCTGAGGGTCATACCACCTCTAACTAAATGAGTTATAAGAAAACCTGaaggaaaatattcttttagtATTACTTGTAGTTCCAGTGCTTGGAGCCTCCAAGGAATCCAATGAATCAATGTCGAAACTGACGTGAATAGATTTCTGTCCTTCAGGATCAATTTTATTCAAGGCCATGTCCACAATAGTGCTTATCCCATAGTTTTCGATATCTTCCATTCCGAATGCATTGATCCCTACAAGAATCcatttagttttgaaaaatcggaATTGGTTTCATTATATACCTAGTTTGTCAATTATCAGTCTTTCGTATGAGTCCACAGATCGCAGCCCAATATAGGCAATATTTCTCAATGAAATTATCGGTTTTTGCCAATCCATTCCTGGCAAATATGGCCAGTAATCTGATAGTTCCTTGGCTAAAAGAGCCATAGGCATTCCATGAACATTTCCGGAACTTGATGTTTTGTTAGTATTTAAGTCTCCATGAGCATCCACCCACAGAACACAAACTTTTTCATCTTTTGCTTTTATATGACCATCTACTGTTCCGAGAcctgagacaaaaaaaaatttgaatagttttttttagtataGGTAGGTACTTACCAAGAGAATGATCTCCTCCCAGTGTTACGCATATTCTCCCTCCACTCAAGATGGATTTTACTGTCTTAGAGACTTCGTAATTGCAAGATGCAATGTGTGCGTATTCCTTCATGTTCGGaacattttcatgttttaggTCTGGGGGAATTTTGTAGGAAATATCTCCATAGTCTTTCACATCCAATTTACCTTCTACGTTCATGTAATAATTCAGTTGTTAGAAAAAACTCTAAATTGATTTATATAATACGTACCAATTTCCTCAAGCTTCTCAATCAGTCCCATTTGCCTTATTATTGAAGGGCCGTTAGCGACCCCTTTTTTGGTCTGCCCTTTATCAAAGGGCACCCCCAATATGCCCACTTTAATGGAACCATCGTTGGTATGCAATGTCCTTTTTAATAGTTCAAATCCCCTGATTAGTTTTGTTcgcatttttgtaatttaataaattcgtttgaCCGTATCAAAGACCAAGTTTATCAAAAGGTCGAACTTATTTCTCGGAATTTCTTGATAATAATGTAGTTTGCCatgtcataaaatttattttatttgccaagatattttaaaatactgaTAATATATTGATACTATTATTCATGGCCGAACTGATTGACTTACATGCAAAGACCTTAGAACTGCATGGTCCTAAATTACTATAGAAGTGGAGCTGTGAACAAAACTGGTTATGAATACATTAAATCTTTTAGTggtcatttgaaaatttaaaacaaaataattacgTTTTCACGCAACTAACAATAACCTTGTAGCGACGGTCTCCTTTCgatgtcttgaaattttttttgtactaaAATTGGGTTCAACAACTGTACTGGTCTACAAATAGAAAtaacaaattgtaaattacTATATATTAATGATTCTTTTGccaaatataaaaacaaacagaaaGTATTTTacaactaaaatatttatcaacaaaatcataacaaacgaaaaattagaaaaaaactttacttaGGACCCAGCATTTCTTCGGGCTTCACCCATTCGTCAAACTGCTGTTCTGTTAAGATACCCAACTTAACCGCAGTGGCTTTGAGAGTAGAATTCTCCTTATGGGCAGTCTTGGCGATTTGCGCCGCTTTGTCATAGCCAATGTGGGGATTCAGAGCTGTCACCAACATCAAACTTTCGTGCAACAACTTGTTAATCCTCTTTTTATCGGCCTGAATTCCATCCACACAGTGTTCAGTGAAGCTCTTGGTGCAATCCCCAATCAAGCGGATGGATCTCAGGACATTTGCGGCCATCATGGGCTTAAAAACGTTTAACTCAAAATGGCCGTTGGATCCGCCGATGGTGGTGGCTACGTGGTTTCCCATAACTTGAGCTGCAACCATGGTGACTGCTTCGCATTGAGTAGGATTTACTTTTCCGGGCATTATGGAGCTACCCGGTTCGTTTTCTGGGAGGATTAGTTCGCCAAGACCACAACGCGGTCCCGATGCCAAGaatctgaatatttttgaaatttgattaattcccAAGTGTTAATGGTATGAATTTACCTAATATCATTGGCGATCTTCATGAGGGAGCACGCGAGGACATTAAGAGCTCCCGAAACTTCGACTAAAGCATCGTGACTTGCTAAGGCCTCAAATTTATTTGGGGCGGTTACGAACGGTAAACCGGTAAGTTCGGAGATTTTGGCCGCACATTTTTCTGCAAATCCTTTTCGCGTATTCAATCCTGTGCCTACGGCTGTGCCACCTAAAGCTAACATGTAAAGGCGCGGGAGAGTCGTTTTTActctaaaatgtaaaaacattATCAAAGGCTTGAAGCTTAAGTCTCGAATTGGGAACGAGTCAAAGCCGGGAAAATTCATGTTATGTGTCATCATCACATCAATTTACGctatttttatatgatttaTTCGAATCAATGATTATGGAAAATAGATCTCTAATATttaatctatttaaaaatcaagaatCGGGTGATAAAATCACTATGAATGTATCACTCAAAATAATTACCTTTCAATTCCAAAGGAGATTTGAGTGACGTATCCGCTAAATTCCTGGCCTAAGCTCAAAGGTACCGCGTCTTGGGTATGTGTGCGgcctattttaattatatcacAAAATtcgtttgcttttttatttaaagaagcGGTGAGCATTTTCAGTcctaaaatacattttatcaaaaaattttaaattattcaggTCATCCACAAAAATGAAGTTACAACGAAACCTCAAATAGCTTGACTTTCAGATCGTTATTCTTGAGGCATTTTTGATAGTAGTATGATGATGCGTTCAACAAATTTAGGTGTATCCACACTCATTGAACGCTGAAATTTAAGTATCTACAATACTAAAGCTTAAGTGATATACGTTAATTCGCTAAAGTTAAATGGCTAGCGAAAGCGGAAAGCAATACTTTACGGCACGCTAAATGCAATTGTGACATGAATATGTTTTAACTTACACATTGGAGAACCTTTCAGAAATCGTTCTAGAATTTGTCACAATGAATAATCATTTATTAGGTAATTTCAAAAGCGACAGACAAAAGAACACATTATAACAGGtgagaaaataaatgtctCTCAAAGTATTATTACCTACCAGGCATTAAGGTGTGTTCGATTTCCATTGCAACGGCAATATGCATTGCAGTGGGGAATGTGTCGTTACTGCTCTGACTCTTGTTGACATGGTCATTGGGATGCACTGGTGTCTTTGAACCTAATGTGCCTCCTAAGATTTCTATTGCCCTATTACTGatcacctaaaaaaatattttcaggataGACGACAGACAGATAATCCTCAAACATTTCattcataaaatatcaaataactaACAAGATACTAAAGTCGAGTTTGGATGAAATTACGCATGTCGAGCGCTTCATAAGTCAGCTCAGCTTACTCAGTCTTATCAGAAACGACAgcaaaaagtaaaacaaataattgctTTCTATTTTCCTCTACCATTTATGGCAAGTTGGGATGAGACCGGCTAATGTCTAAATCCTTAGGAATGCAATTTGCCAAATTCAGCTTTTCTAGGTACCGTCAAGTCGGCactcgaaaaaaattataaatattttccaggtAGGTGGGAGAAGGGTGGTTTTACTGAATATTAACTTTTAACTGGCAATTCTGCATTCCTATTTGGTATATCATGTAAAACTTGAATTAAGGTTACATCAGTTACATTGCTTAGTGACAAAGCCAAGTAAATTTGGATACAGCAAGTGAGCCAATGTGTAAACACACTAATGTTTCTGTAATCacgataataattattattcccTGGTCgaatggaatttaaataatacatgtCACCAATAATTGTGCAACTTTATGCCACTATTTTTGCataatgtttttcaattttgtttattttaagttaaaataagaAGATCTTATGTTCTATTGcatacattttatataaagttaCCTAGAAACTAAATGATACATCAGCAAAACACAAAAATCACAAGTGCTTTTATGGGaataagttttgaaaataagtgGTAAAAACTTGAATATACAGTAAATTTGTAGTTATGAATCCAATTATTGCCCGAAGCATTTAAAATCAGATACAAAAGTTAACTAAAGAGAATATAATCAATCTCCTTATGAATACTTAAAACTTACTTGGCATATGATTTTTTACTACTGCTTTATATGCTTTTTTAAGTAGAATTATGCCTTGCTATTGCTCtaccaaataatttaatattttaacaactaaaaaaatgttctttcttACCTCATTTGTATTCATATTAGTTTGAGTGCCAGAACCGGTCTGCCAAATAACCAAAGGGAAATGATCACAATACAATTTCCCTGAAATTACTTCATCGCAAGCCTTTGAAATTGCCTCTGATATTTTTGTGTCCAATCCATAATCTTTGTTAACTTCAGCTgcagctttttttaaaattcccattGCAGTAATAATAGGATACTATGAGGTCATAGCAAAGGCACAGAGAAAGAAAACATTATAACAGTGCTGcacaatgttttaaaatgtcagTGAAAAAGGAAGCCCTTTACTTATCAACTGCTTTTTTCTCGTATTTTCCACGGTGGTAAATGCCTTATCTTTGAACAAAATATGCATGAATAACAAAGTGATAGGCATTTGTGTCAAGCAGTTGATGAAATAAGTATTGTAGGATGGCCTCCTTATTCTGTAGCAAGGGTTATATGAGCCTTAACAACTATATAATGGGACagcaaatttgattattttttaatcatttcagGAGTAATTAATTTGTCTAATGACGAGCAAATTGAAACAGTGTAATTAGTtaacatataataatttttaatatgaaacgGCACAAAAATCAcattacattttatattttcataaattttgagaaaaaatgatcattttcTTTGGCAATTACATAATAGGACAGCTAGAAAAGTTAGATTTTAATATGGAGTAATATCACCTTTTACTTTAATCACAGCTTGAATTCTTTTTGGCATTGATTCAATTAACTGTTTACAGTGGCTTGAAGTAAATGAATTCCAAATTTGTTTGACTTTCAGTCACAATTCTCGCAGAGATCTTTAAGGAGCATTCCGCAGTGCCTGTTTCATTTTATGTCACACTGATTCTATAACATTAAGGTCTGGACTACTAGACGGCcaggaaaaaactttaaattgatGGTCACCAAACCACTTTTTAGTGGTTTTTGCAGTATGGTAGGCCACCCCATGCTGGAATATAAAGTCTTCactcatatttaatttttcaatacttGGCGGCAAGCTTGTTTCAAGgatattttggtattttgtGGCGTTAACTGTCtcattaataaattgcaaaCTTCCCAACCCTGAGGCTACCATGCAACCCCAAAATTTGATCCCATTGGGAAATTTGACAATTCTTTTTAGGCAGTCCTTGTGTGCTTCATCTTTACTGCGAATGACTCATTTACGATAATCGCCAACCCAGACATCAAACTTAGATTCGTCGCTAAAAATGAGATTAGACCAATCTTTTACTGTCCAGGATAACTTTGATTTTGCCCATATAGTcctatttcatttttgtcttaatgttaaaaatggttttttctTTGCCTGCATgaagaagaaatgaaaatacacttttaaatcatttttacttcaaattcaaccttataaaattttagtccTGATTTATGTATCCACTTGCGATAGCACCCTCATAACAGACTTAATACAGTTGGCTGTCACTtgccttaaaatatttttacataactTTACTAATGTTCTCTTATCCCTATCATACACAAATTTTGATTGTCCTGAACTTTTACCCTCTTTTGTAGTATCTTTCCGGTTTCTATGTCTAGAGATATTATACACTGTACTTTTTCAGGATATTGGGTTCCCTTGATATTTTACACACAGATTTCTTAAGGCAATAAAGTTTTAGTACTGGTTCGCGAATTTTTATATCTGTTGAAACACCCAGTACCATTTTGAGCAATAAAcatcaatcaatttaaaaatcgaaaaattaacTGCAATATGCATTGACACATtggcaaaaattgttttcataaccaacttgtttaaatttgattgaacatacaatttttctttatatgtatgtaatgCTGTCCCATTATTTTGTTGCCAGAGAAATTCATCAggcttttgaaaattaataataatatcaaaatgtattattaattttgtgggatttattaattaaatttattgttattcaTTGTCTTATTACATATTACAAATTACATAATGTTGTGATGATTAATAacctctaaaatatttaaatatgaatcaGATTTACA of the Euwallacea similis isolate ESF13 chromosome 8, ESF131.1, whole genome shotgun sequence genome contains:
- the LOC136410202 gene encoding FAD-dependent oxidoreductase domain-containing protein 1-like: MLLRRTFQSAGIIFLKRSFTKSAQRLNYNKRGQYENPFSRTIRVLKGDVVNTFKNIKEGPSAVIHGVPRQVDIVIIGGGAIGSSIAYWLKEKANATSFDVVVIDKDLSFSKCATSLSVGGLRQQFSLPENIQMSLFGYEFIRNLKQRFGPTADVAFTPHGYLVLASEEGAKQLIENSKLQNELGAMNVVLQKQELKDRFPWMNVDDVELGCLGLEKEGWFDPWSLLHLLKQGAEEKMTRYIQGKVIDFDFRERHDLIIEGVHQSTLHQPDSIVVKMADGTENTIQFSLCIIAAGPDSGEVSRYLKIGEGDGILSVPLPIERRKRYVFVFDCEKNPPGLNTPMTIDHTGAYFRREGLGGKFIGGISPEAGNEPETTNLDVNFNYFDEYLWPTLANRVPAFNAVKVKGAWSGFYEYNSFDENGIVGPHPFYPNIYIASGFSGHGIQQAPAIGRAVAEMVLDGQFKTIDLTRFGFDRLLVEKPLMESEII
- the LOC136410527 gene encoding uncharacterized protein MCAP_0864-like: MSDLRQFQNEMVHCKQKSTFKSLEEFETAFRQINTELCVKRKEVVKLRSQLEETQHENYNLKESFEKLNGSSEEKRITLELLRVRIQDLEPKLFDKRNAFAKLEMQYKMEMVKNKTLKEDSLRVAKERGELIRKIEVLEEKAKHDKVYINDISYKLSQFKNVISYIRDDLRNMKENYHSVILLSQNLDSIKESIRKYEELSNINENLKKEKSKLEEEAISYKTKFEKLESFFNSNEYSVVHMNLMAKMLLVRCKKQADHYVKIMQTKNEIINNLNSSLQQETRTNIKLIQQVKQMSKQNELLTVNISELEAKLLNMNVIEQPIQKDIENTANIDLNSVKKEIDVVHIVDSQ
- the arg gene encoding arginase, hepatic — its product is MRTKLIRGFELLKRTLHTNDGSIKVGILGVPFDKGQTKKGVANGPSIIRQMGLIEKLEEIEGKLDVKDYGDISYKIPPDLKHENVPNMKEYAHIASCNYEVSKTVKSILSGGRICVTLGGDHSLGLGTVDGHIKAKDEKVCVLWVDAHGDLNTNKTSSSGNVHGMPMALLAKELSDYWPYLPGMDWQKPIISLRNIAYIGLRSVDSYERLIIDKLGINAFGMEDIENYGISTIVDMALNKIDPEGQKSIHVSFDIDSLDSLEAPSTGTTIRGGMTLREGIQLMEMVHRTHRLGALDLVEVNPSIGSEQDVKKTVEAAIYIIAAALGHSRRGLRPRNIDTLPLQTFPPTRQVI
- the LOC136410201 gene encoding fumarate hydratase, mitochondrial-like, yielding MAFSRFLGNRASTGVRVLLQSRQESLIFKATMADFRIEKDTFGELKVPSNKYYGAQTVRSTINFAIGGEFERMPYPIITAMGILKKAAAEVNKDYGLDTKISEAISKACDEVISGKLYCDHFPLVIWQTGSGTQTNMNTNEVISNRAIEILGGTLGSKTPVHPNDHVNKSQSSNDTFPTAMHIAVAMEIEHTLMPGLKMLTASLNKKANEFCDIIKIGRTHTQDAVPLSLGQEFSGYVTQISFGIERVKTTLPRLYMLALGGTAVGTGLNTRKGFAEKCAAKISELTGLPFVTAPNKFEALASHDALVEVSGALNVLACSLMKIANDIRFLASGPRCGLGELILPENEPGSSIMPGKVNPTQCEAVTMVAAQVMGNHVATTIGGSNGHFELNVFKPMMAANVLRSIRLIGDCTKSFTEHCVDGIQADKKRINKLLHESLMLVTALNPHIGYDKAAQIAKTAHKENSTLKATAVKLGILTEQQFDEWVKPEEMLGPK